Proteins encoded in a region of the Pseudothermotoga elfii DSM 9442 = NBRC 107921 genome:
- a CDS encoding family 10 glycosylhydrolase: protein MSENLQGYVKGIWSWSSSLSEYGVEKAIKDSKEMGFTDLFLLVKGTTGKVYWPSKIAISVSKNNVVLPKASEICKKLNIRLHAWFIVSQDRSYLQLNPSSGMWGIPLEELSHEYRLGEHTCFRVSTSVIDFTTDQNYKEYLFSLIKEVVNDYEPEGIHLDYIRYPNGAWGWGPSQIHKLRTFGLDVEKLLKKAIQTWGRNEDGRGFLDAFEHGDPDVLKWTELRANDIKDFTQAISQLIKNMRNSTTFSAALIPEGGDPNPSERNFALIHCGQRYQDFAELCDLMLPMAYHQDFNRSNSWIEDITKTTHKIAMGKSRVVIGIQAHNNIRAHEVVETIKIAQNSGADGVCIFAFHEVFKNEEMRFFLSRCMN from the coding sequence ATGAGTGAAAACCTTCAAGGTTATGTAAAAGGTATCTGGTCCTGGAGTTCATCGTTATCAGAGTATGGCGTGGAGAAAGCTATCAAAGATTCGAAAGAGATGGGTTTCACAGACTTATTTCTTCTTGTGAAAGGAACTACAGGGAAGGTGTATTGGCCTTCTAAAATTGCCATAAGCGTTTCAAAGAATAATGTGGTCTTGCCAAAAGCTTCAGAAATATGCAAAAAGTTGAACATAAGACTCCATGCTTGGTTTATTGTGTCACAAGATAGATCTTATCTTCAGTTAAACCCCAGCTCTGGCATGTGGGGGATACCACTTGAAGAACTGTCTCACGAGTATAGATTGGGTGAACACACTTGTTTCAGAGTATCAACATCTGTTATAGATTTCACAACCGATCAGAATTACAAGGAATATCTTTTTTCTTTGATCAAAGAAGTTGTAAATGATTACGAACCCGAAGGAATTCATTTAGATTATATAAGATATCCCAATGGCGCATGGGGATGGGGACCTTCCCAAATTCACAAATTACGCACTTTTGGTTTAGATGTTGAAAAACTCCTTAAAAAAGCGATTCAAACCTGGGGCAGAAACGAAGATGGTCGAGGCTTTCTGGATGCATTCGAACATGGAGATCCTGACGTTCTTAAATGGACAGAGTTAAGGGCTAATGACATCAAAGATTTCACGCAAGCAATATCACAACTAATCAAGAACATGAGAAATTCTACTACATTTAGTGCGGCTCTTATTCCAGAAGGAGGTGATCCAAACCCAAGTGAAAGAAATTTTGCGTTAATACATTGTGGACAAAGATATCAAGATTTTGCAGAATTATGTGATCTCATGTTACCCATGGCTTATCATCAAGATTTTAACAGATCAAATTCATGGATCGAAGACATAACTAAGACAACTCACAAGATAGCTATGGGTAAATCAAGAGTAGTGATCGGAATTCAAGCACACAACAATATAAGAGCACATGAGGTTGTTGAAACAATTAAAATTGCACAGAATTCTGGAGCAGATGGTGTATGCATTTTTGCATTTCATGAAGTATTCAAAAACGAAGAAATGAGATTTTTCTTAAGCAGATGCATGAATTGA
- a CDS encoding sugar isomerase domain-containing protein, giving the protein MTNEFSKHDAVSLIDQYYQKINISLQQIVEKETNKIKILAEKAYKAIKSNGLIYAFGTGHSHILVEEIFYRAGGIAPVYPVLIGSLMLHERAVLSSKLERIDGIGEAIASDLPISSRDVVVVFSNSGSNSVVVTFAESTKKIGAYVAAVTSVEHSKNVTARNELGKKLYEVADLTIDNHVPYGDASLKMNDITVGPLSTICGAFIINSVMAEIVKLFEKDGVEPPVFLSANVPQGDEVNALLVEKYRKYIPML; this is encoded by the coding sequence GTGACAAACGAATTTTCAAAGCACGATGCTGTGAGTTTAATTGATCAATATTATCAAAAGATCAACATCAGTCTTCAACAAATCGTTGAAAAAGAAACAAACAAGATCAAAATTCTTGCAGAAAAAGCATACAAAGCAATTAAATCCAATGGACTCATCTATGCTTTTGGTACTGGACATTCTCATATACTTGTGGAAGAAATTTTCTATCGTGCTGGTGGAATAGCACCAGTATATCCTGTGTTGATTGGTTCACTAATGCTTCATGAAAGGGCTGTATTGAGCTCAAAACTTGAAAGAATAGATGGTATTGGAGAAGCAATAGCTTCTGATCTACCCATTTCTTCTCGCGATGTGGTTGTCGTGTTTTCCAATTCTGGCTCAAATTCTGTCGTTGTAACATTTGCTGAAAGTACCAAGAAAATAGGTGCATACGTAGCAGCAGTCACATCTGTTGAGCATTCAAAGAACGTAACTGCGAGAAACGAGTTAGGTAAAAAATTGTACGAAGTCGCTGATTTAACCATTGACAATCATGTTCCATACGGAGATGCATCTTTGAAAATGAACGATATTACCGTTGGACCACTTTCAACGATATGCGGCGCATTCATCATAAATTCCGTCATGGCTGAGATCGTCAAACTTTTTGAAAAAGATGGAGTAGAACCTCCCGTATTTCTCAGTGCGAATGTACCGCAAGGAGATGAAGTAAATGCATTATTGGTGGAAAAGTATAGAAAGTATATTCCAATGCTCTGA
- a CDS encoding family 10 glycosylhydrolase — protein sequence MKKGLILIAVGLSAFVLTGCFVIANNKLQETFASDDVLMLAETIAEQVDMYQRLPEACEKVWQAKGKVSDNVNLNDASYIMAKYTVELLNSNKRPSGVPYIQIILPSNFEAGDFELESTSSTCTMSDFHTALSWFVNEVEKTKTLPSAIPISINGSQKKMSIDVFIATASKTLKEFSDTGKLPNDVILSKALLPFSWPAKIKAVWVWGSTLANLGVENTLQHLKEVGFTDILLLVKGTSGTVNWPSQIALGFSSDTTVLPRASEFCRTSGLRLHMWFVCNQDQAFTSTYPESKMYGIPKTVDGDPQRAGKTVDFVGFDEYKEYMKSLIREVIENYRPDGLHFDYIRYPTGAWGWGPIEIQTAMENGLNDSDIQYLKNLAIQTWGTNGDNQSFVNAYISGDATVTKWVEIRSRNVQNFLQDLSSCAKQVKPDIIISAALMPEPASLDSTEKAFGLVHYGQNYAIFSDDCEMIIPMAYHRDYGKDSSWITGEIFTGARQQIQMNTKLVLGLQGYSPVTGDELAQIVDDCIDKNAEGICIFRAGTILNTEREEPLRNIFKEFK from the coding sequence ATGAAGAAGGGTCTAATATTGATTGCTGTGGGGTTATCGGCATTTGTATTAACTGGTTGTTTTGTAATTGCTAATAATAAGCTTCAAGAAACATTTGCAAGTGATGATGTATTGATGTTAGCAGAAACTATAGCTGAGCAAGTTGACATGTATCAAAGGTTACCAGAAGCATGTGAAAAGGTATGGCAAGCCAAAGGAAAGGTCTCGGACAACGTAAACCTAAACGACGCATCGTATATTATGGCCAAATACACTGTTGAATTGCTTAATTCTAACAAGAGACCAAGTGGTGTGCCATATATCCAAATTATTTTACCATCGAATTTTGAAGCTGGAGATTTTGAACTTGAAAGTACATCATCAACGTGTACAATGTCGGATTTCCATACTGCCCTGTCATGGTTTGTAAATGAAGTTGAAAAAACCAAAACCCTACCAAGTGCTATTCCAATAAGTATTAATGGATCACAAAAGAAAATGTCAATCGATGTCTTCATCGCAACAGCGTCAAAGACTTTGAAGGAATTTTCTGATACTGGGAAATTGCCAAACGATGTAATTTTATCAAAAGCCTTGTTACCCTTTTCATGGCCTGCCAAGATAAAGGCAGTATGGGTCTGGGGAAGCACACTTGCTAATCTTGGAGTTGAAAATACTCTACAACATCTTAAAGAGGTCGGCTTCACCGATATATTACTCCTTGTTAAAGGAACCTCTGGTACAGTTAACTGGCCATCTCAAATTGCGTTGGGTTTTTCATCAGACACAACTGTTCTGCCCAGAGCATCGGAATTTTGTAGAACAAGCGGCTTAAGGTTACACATGTGGTTTGTCTGCAACCAAGATCAGGCATTCACCTCAACTTATCCAGAGAGCAAGATGTACGGAATTCCAAAAACAGTGGATGGGGATCCTCAAAGAGCAGGAAAAACTGTAGATTTTGTTGGTTTTGATGAATACAAAGAGTATATGAAATCACTCATACGCGAAGTCATAGAGAATTATAGGCCAGATGGACTGCACTTTGATTACATAAGATACCCAACGGGTGCTTGGGGTTGGGGGCCAATAGAAATCCAAACAGCTATGGAAAATGGCCTTAATGATTCGGATATTCAGTATCTCAAGAATTTGGCTATTCAAACATGGGGAACAAATGGCGATAACCAGTCTTTCGTAAATGCATACATTAGCGGAGATGCGACAGTTACAAAATGGGTTGAAATCAGGTCAAGAAATGTCCAGAATTTTCTTCAAGACTTATCCAGTTGTGCCAAACAAGTAAAACCAGACATAATAATCAGCGCCGCTCTAATGCCAGAACCTGCAAGTCTCGATAGTACTGAGAAAGCCTTTGGATTAGTTCATTATGGTCAGAATTATGCGATTTTTTCAGACGATTGTGAAATGATCATACCCATGGCTTATCACAGAGATTATGGTAAGGATTCATCCTGGATTACGGGAGAGATCTTCACTGGAGCAAGACAACAGATTCAAATGAATACCAAACTTGTCTTGGGACTTCAAGGATATTCTCCAGTAACAGGGGATGAACTTGCACAAATTGTTGATGATTGTATTGATAAAAATGCCGAAGGCATATGTATCTTCAGGGCAGGGACAATTCTCAACACTGAAAGAGAAGAACCACTCAGAAATATTTTCAAGGAATTCAAGTGA
- a CDS encoding SIS domain-containing protein, whose protein sequence is MYTKEEILSQPGEFKKVLSYLNQLPTSSFPYFLTDSDVVYFVGCGSSYYLGISACKYFSRVTGIETKAIPSGELLLSDMKSMISTKLKYSAVMISRSGNTTETVVAAEKLNKIGIKTFGITLDGKSDLQKVCDLCLSLPLEEKSVVMTKSFSCMLLSLFFVSDKLSGKEPKYDRLINDSSDFVSELCQLGEDQTLFKANHYVFLGSGIYEGIARESALKLQEMSLSMAEAFSSLEYRHGPKALVTNDTVIVLYSSGQSEKEEMNLLGEMRELGASTICRSPIAEDGRDAFIQVIFAQLLGLFIAKCKGLNPDQPRNLSRTVILNHSFKKNT, encoded by the coding sequence TTGTACACAAAAGAGGAAATACTCAGTCAACCTGGTGAATTCAAAAAAGTACTTTCATATTTGAATCAACTACCAACATCTTCTTTCCCATATTTTCTCACTGACAGTGATGTAGTTTATTTTGTTGGTTGTGGTTCATCGTACTACTTAGGCATCTCGGCTTGTAAATATTTCTCTCGTGTCACTGGCATAGAAACAAAAGCAATTCCAAGTGGTGAATTATTGTTATCTGATATGAAATCAATGATCAGCACAAAACTCAAATACTCAGCCGTGATGATCTCTCGTTCAGGTAATACAACAGAAACCGTGGTCGCGGCAGAAAAGTTAAACAAAATTGGCATAAAGACGTTCGGAATCACACTCGATGGAAAAAGTGATCTTCAAAAAGTATGTGATTTATGTTTATCTCTACCATTAGAAGAAAAGTCAGTAGTTATGACTAAATCATTCAGTTGCATGTTGTTGAGTCTATTTTTTGTTAGCGACAAACTTTCTGGTAAAGAACCAAAATATGATCGACTTATTAATGATTCAAGCGATTTTGTCAGTGAGTTATGTCAACTGGGAGAAGACCAAACTTTGTTTAAAGCCAATCATTACGTTTTTCTTGGCTCTGGGATATATGAGGGTATAGCAAGAGAATCTGCATTGAAATTACAGGAAATGTCCCTCAGTATGGCGGAAGCCTTTTCCTCCCTTGAATACAGGCATGGCCCAAAGGCACTCGTAACTAATGACACAGTTATCGTCCTGTATTCATCAGGCCAGAGCGAAAAAGAAGAAATGAATTTGCTGGGCGAGATGAGAGAGCTTGGAGCCTCAACCATTTGCCGTTCACCAATTGCTGAGGACGGGCGTGATGCATTTATACAAGTTATTTTTGCACAACTTTTAGGCTTATTTATCGCCAAGTGTAAGGGTTTAAATCCAGACCAGCCAAGAAATCTATCCAGAACAGTTATTCTGAATCACAGTTTCAAGAAAAATACGTGA
- a CDS encoding DeoR/GlpR family DNA-binding transcription regulator gives MGRQERLKAILTTLRQYGQIGINDICKSFDISVITARRDLDILESQGLVERTRGGAVLKTITGDSPFFKNLDIRKDEKQRIAKKVVEFFKNGQTIAVGGGTTVYYVIKALESSSIHSLNIATNSITTAWAVINLSKTFNLIHSGGIVRHGSFECVGEYASKLFENLYFDCYVLGASGVGLESGVTVADFEERNLAELIIQKSKTVILVVDSTKINQVAPYKICNIEKVNVLVTDNGIDQEQARKFRSIGINVIIA, from the coding sequence GTGGGCCGGCAAGAACGACTGAAAGCGATCCTAACCACATTAAGGCAATACGGTCAGATAGGCATTAATGATATTTGCAAATCCTTTGATATATCCGTAATAACTGCTCGACGCGATCTTGATATCCTGGAATCCCAGGGTTTGGTTGAAAGGACACGAGGTGGCGCTGTTCTTAAAACCATAACAGGTGATTCTCCGTTTTTCAAGAATTTAGACATTCGGAAAGATGAAAAACAGCGCATAGCAAAAAAGGTTGTAGAGTTTTTCAAGAATGGACAGACAATTGCAGTTGGTGGCGGTACAACAGTTTATTACGTCATCAAAGCTTTGGAAAGCAGCTCAATTCATTCTTTGAATATAGCAACAAATTCAATAACAACTGCTTGGGCTGTCATAAACTTGAGTAAAACCTTTAATCTAATACATTCAGGTGGAATTGTACGTCATGGATCATTTGAATGCGTTGGCGAATATGCATCAAAGCTATTCGAAAATTTGTATTTTGATTGCTATGTACTTGGAGCAAGTGGGGTGGGGCTTGAATCAGGCGTAACTGTTGCTGATTTTGAAGAAAGAAACCTCGCTGAGTTAATAATTCAAAAATCAAAAACTGTGATTTTAGTTGTTGACAGCACAAAGATAAATCAGGTGGCACCTTACAAAATATGCAATATAGAGAAAGTCAATGTACTTGTTACTGACAATGGCATCGATCAAGAGCAGGCCAGAAAATTTAGATCCATTGGAATAAATGTAATAATCGCTTAA
- a CDS encoding alpha/beta hydrolase family protein, translated as MSQGFIVAAIGYSRGYIQEIEKLLEELSNAILFLKKKIDNLSKNQFALMGLSAGGLLALLTGLRYMNLVDKIVAYYTPCDLMDIWRSESIFARFSVTATIKRLPNKSKDIYEKYSPINYVTPASPKILLAHGMKDSVVPYVSSVKMFKKLRQKGCTAKLLLHPKGDHGFEFVLKDRKTLEILEKTIDFLTN; from the coding sequence GTGTCACAGGGATTCATTGTGGCAGCAATAGGATACAGCAGAGGTTATATTCAAGAGATAGAAAAATTGCTCGAAGAGCTTTCCAACGCTATATTGTTTTTGAAAAAAAAGATCGACAATCTCTCCAAAAACCAATTTGCCTTGATGGGCTTGTCTGCTGGAGGCCTCCTTGCCCTTTTAACTGGCTTGAGGTATATGAATCTTGTTGACAAAATAGTAGCTTACTACACTCCATGTGATCTCATGGACATATGGAGATCTGAATCAATCTTTGCACGATTCTCTGTTACGGCAACGATCAAGAGATTGCCAAATAAGTCTAAGGATATTTACGAAAAATACTCTCCAATAAACTATGTAACACCAGCATCTCCTAAGATTCTACTCGCCCATGGAATGAAAGATTCTGTTGTTCCATATGTGAGTTCTGTAAAGATGTTCAAAAAACTCAGACAAAAAGGATGTACAGCGAAATTGTTGTTGCACCCGAAGGGCGATCATGGTTTTGAATTCGTGTTGAAAGATCGCAAGACTTTGGAAATATTGGAAAAAACTATTGATTTTTTGACAAACTAA
- a CDS encoding 3-oxoacid CoA-transferase subunit B, with amino-acid sequence MIQDQNLAKAVIAKRVALELKDGDIVNLGIGIPTLVANYLPPKVEIFLQSENGILGMGPAPMSGYEHPNLTNAGGSPITFLPGACAFDSAVSFGLIRGGHVDATVLGALQVDEEGHLANWMIPGKMVPGMGGAMDLVTGAKKVIVAMQHVAKGNAPKIVKKCTLPLTSIRRVDLIVTDMAVIEVTENGLILKELAPQTTVDEVVKFTEAKLIVPEDVPVMPVSL; translated from the coding sequence ATGATACAGGATCAGAACCTTGCAAAAGCTGTAATTGCTAAGAGGGTGGCACTTGAACTCAAAGATGGAGATATCGTAAATCTGGGTATAGGCATTCCAACCTTGGTGGCAAATTACCTGCCTCCAAAAGTCGAAATTTTTCTACAGTCCGAAAATGGAATACTTGGTATGGGACCTGCACCAATGAGTGGGTATGAACATCCTAATTTGACAAATGCCGGTGGCTCGCCGATAACATTTTTGCCGGGCGCCTGTGCTTTCGATTCGGCAGTTTCTTTTGGTCTTATAAGAGGCGGCCATGTTGATGCAACGGTCCTCGGGGCTTTGCAGGTGGACGAAGAAGGTCATCTTGCAAACTGGATGATACCAGGTAAAATGGTTCCGGGTATGGGTGGAGCGATGGACCTTGTTACAGGCGCAAAAAAGGTTATAGTTGCAATGCAGCATGTTGCAAAGGGCAACGCACCAAAAATTGTCAAAAAATGTACATTACCTTTGACATCGATCAGGCGTGTTGATTTAATCGTTACAGATATGGCGGTTATCGAAGTAACAGAGAATGGCTTAATTTTAAAAGAACTCGCACCTCAAACAACCGTAGATGAAGTTGTGAAGTTTACTGAGGCAAAGTTGATTGTACCAGAAGATGTTCCAGTAATGCCAGTGAGTTTGTAA
- a CDS encoding CoA transferase subunit A: MKNKVITVERAVEMIPDGAVLMIGGFLGDGTPELLIDALVKSGKRNFTIIANDTAFPDKGIGKMIVNKMAKKVIVSHIGTNPETQKQMIEGTLEVELVPQGTLAEKVRAGGFGLGGILTPTGVGTVVENGKQKIVIDDKEYLVEPALRADFALIKAQKADFYGNLFFNLTSRNFNPLMAFAGKITIVEVEEFVPVGGLSPNEIHTPHAVVDYIVRGNAR; this comes from the coding sequence GTGAAAAACAAAGTTATAACAGTAGAAAGAGCCGTTGAAATGATACCAGATGGTGCCGTGCTGATGATTGGTGGATTTCTTGGAGATGGCACACCTGAATTACTCATTGACGCTCTTGTAAAAAGTGGCAAAAGAAACTTCACCATCATCGCTAATGATACAGCCTTTCCAGACAAAGGCATCGGGAAGATGATAGTCAATAAAATGGCGAAAAAAGTGATTGTTTCGCACATTGGTACAAATCCAGAAACACAAAAGCAGATGATCGAAGGTACTCTTGAAGTGGAATTGGTACCGCAAGGTACACTGGCTGAAAAAGTTCGTGCAGGTGGATTTGGCCTTGGCGGGATCCTGACACCTACTGGTGTCGGTACAGTTGTTGAGAATGGAAAACAAAAAATAGTCATTGACGATAAAGAATATCTCGTTGAGCCAGCCCTAAGGGCTGATTTTGCCCTGATAAAGGCTCAAAAAGCTGATTTCTATGGAAATCTTTTCTTCAATCTCACTTCGAGAAACTTCAACCCATTGATGGCATTTGCTGGAAAGATTACGATAGTAGAAGTTGAAGAATTCGTTCCAGTAGGAGGGCTTTCACCAAATGAAATTCATACACCACACGCAGTTGTAGATTACATTGTAAGGGGGAATGCCAGATGA
- a CDS encoding acetyl-CoA C-acetyltransferase yields the protein MRKVYIVGAKRTAIGTFGGSLKDVPAVQLAVAASKAAIEQANVNPEWIDETIVGNILMAGQGMGPGRQVSIYSGVPAEKPGYTVNMLCGSGMKAIMIGAVDIMANQAEIVLAGGMESMSTAPYLLPKARFGYRLGDGQIIDHMVFDGLTDVFNMYHMGVTAENLVEKYGISREEQDLFAYKSQMKAKKAIETGRFKDEIVPFVVKEKKSEKIFDTDEHPRFDTTLETLAKLRPAFKKDGTVTAGNASGINDGASATVLASEDAVKKYGLKPLAEIIAFAQHGVDPSIMGIGPVGAISKALKCANLKLTDIQLIELNEAFAAQSIAVLKDLKNEHGVTDDWLEERVNVNGGAIALGHPIGASGNRITVTLLYEMKKRNLELGLASLCIGGGMGTAIIIRNVN from the coding sequence TTGAGAAAGGTTTACATTGTTGGTGCTAAGAGAACGGCTATAGGTACATTCGGTGGTAGTTTGAAAGATGTTCCTGCTGTGCAGCTTGCAGTTGCGGCATCAAAGGCGGCTATTGAGCAGGCAAATGTTAATCCAGAATGGATAGATGAAACAATCGTCGGAAATATACTAATGGCTGGGCAAGGAATGGGGCCAGGCAGACAGGTGAGTATTTACTCCGGTGTCCCCGCAGAGAAACCGGGGTATACCGTGAACATGCTCTGTGGATCTGGGATGAAAGCCATCATGATAGGCGCGGTAGATATCATGGCAAATCAAGCTGAAATAGTTCTGGCTGGTGGTATGGAAAGCATGAGTACCGCACCATATTTGTTGCCGAAGGCAAGGTTTGGCTACAGACTTGGCGATGGTCAGATAATAGATCACATGGTTTTTGATGGGCTTACAGATGTTTTCAACATGTATCACATGGGAGTCACAGCGGAAAATCTTGTAGAAAAATATGGCATATCGAGAGAAGAACAAGATCTTTTTGCCTACAAAAGTCAGATGAAAGCAAAAAAAGCCATTGAGACAGGTAGGTTTAAAGATGAAATAGTGCCATTTGTCGTAAAAGAAAAGAAGAGCGAAAAAATCTTTGACACAGATGAACATCCAAGATTCGACACAACACTCGAAACACTTGCAAAATTGAGGCCTGCCTTCAAAAAAGATGGTACTGTTACTGCTGGAAATGCTTCGGGAATAAACGACGGTGCTTCTGCCACAGTTCTTGCAAGCGAAGATGCCGTGAAAAAATATGGTTTAAAACCTCTGGCAGAAATAATTGCATTTGCTCAACACGGGGTTGATCCAAGTATAATGGGTATAGGGCCTGTGGGAGCTATCTCAAAGGCTTTGAAATGTGCGAATCTCAAACTTACAGATATTCAATTGATAGAGCTCAATGAAGCATTTGCTGCTCAAAGCATAGCTGTTCTGAAAGATCTGAAAAATGAACATGGTGTGACAGATGACTGGCTTGAAGAAAGAGTAAATGTAAACGGTGGAGCTATCGCACTCGGTCATCCAATTGGAGCAAGCGGCAATAGAATAACGGTGACATTACTTTATGAGATGAAAAAGCGCAATCTTGAATTAGGACTTGCAAGCCTTTGTATAGGTGGAGGTATGGGTACAGCAATCATCATCAGAAATGTTAATTAG
- a CDS encoding short-chain fatty acid transporter: MLRVLGSAFSRFAKKWLPDALIFAIILTLLTFVLGMLIQHKSPIDMIRYMGDGFWNLLSFAMQMCLVLMTGHILAQTKPMAAILRTIAKAANTPFKAVALACVVMIITSYLNWGFGLIFTSLLAIEIAKNMKGKGLHYPLLVASAYSGFLVWHAGLSASAPLLVNTKGHFLEKQIGLIPVSQTIFSPVGYVPVLVLLFTLPFIMAGMHPKKEEVIEVDPSVFAEKKEIAKKKWSDMTPAEKMENSPVLSLIIGLIGLVYIFYYFFVKGGSLDLNILNFIFLMIGLLLHGTPKNFINAAIEAGKTVWGVVIQFPFYAGIMGMMINSGLAATIANWFASFSTARTLPLFSYWSAGLINLFVPSGGGQWSVQGPIMTQAAQQIGASIPKVVMGVAWGDAWTNMIQPFWALPLLSVAKLDIRDIMGYCVMALIWSGVVTSLLILIL; this comes from the coding sequence ATGCTTAGGGTTCTGGGTAGTGCTTTTTCCAGGTTTGCGAAAAAGTGGTTACCTGATGCTCTGATTTTTGCTATTATTCTGACGCTGCTAACTTTTGTGCTTGGTATGCTTATCCAGCACAAAAGCCCTATTGACATGATTCGTTACATGGGCGATGGTTTCTGGAACTTACTTTCTTTTGCAATGCAGATGTGCTTGGTGCTCATGACGGGACACATTCTGGCTCAGACCAAACCTATGGCAGCTATTTTAAGAACGATTGCGAAAGCTGCCAACACACCATTTAAAGCTGTTGCACTGGCATGTGTGGTTATGATCATCACGAGTTATTTGAACTGGGGGTTTGGTTTGATCTTTACATCGCTTCTGGCAATTGAAATAGCAAAAAATATGAAAGGGAAAGGCCTGCACTATCCGCTGCTTGTTGCTTCTGCTTATTCTGGCTTTCTTGTATGGCACGCCGGGCTTTCAGCATCTGCACCACTTCTGGTTAATACAAAAGGGCACTTTTTGGAAAAGCAGATTGGTCTGATACCTGTTTCGCAGACAATTTTCTCTCCTGTAGGTTATGTGCCTGTCCTGGTATTGCTTTTCACATTGCCATTCATCATGGCTGGAATGCATCCGAAAAAAGAAGAAGTTATAGAAGTAGATCCATCTGTGTTTGCCGAGAAAAAAGAAATCGCAAAGAAAAAATGGTCTGATATGACACCTGCTGAAAAGATGGAAAATAGTCCTGTTTTGTCCTTGATCATAGGTTTAATAGGTCTGGTTTACATCTTTTACTACTTCTTTGTAAAAGGTGGTTCTCTTGATTTGAATATACTCAACTTTATTTTTCTTATGATCGGGTTATTGCTGCATGGTACACCAAAGAATTTTATAAATGCTGCGATCGAGGCTGGAAAAACTGTCTGGGGAGTTGTCATACAATTTCCATTTTATGCAGGAATTATGGGTATGATGATCAATTCTGGCCTTGCTGCAACAATTGCAAACTGGTTTGCCTCTTTCTCCACTGCAAGAACTTTACCTCTGTTCTCTTACTGGAGTGCAGGTTTGATAAATCTGTTTGTTCCATCAGGCGGAGGTCAGTGGTCTGTTCAGGGTCCAATAATGACGCAGGCAGCTCAGCAAATAGGCGCTTCTATACCAAAGGTTGTTATGGGTGTTGCATGGGGCGATGCATGGACAAATATGATTCAGCCATTCTGGGCTTTGCCACTACTTTCAGTTGCAAAACTTGATATAAGAGACATCATGGGGTATTGCGTAATGGCTTTGATATGGAGTGGGGTTGTAACAAGCTTGCTGATACTCATTTTGTAA